In one Pseudomonas sp. 31-12 genomic region, the following are encoded:
- the leuC gene encoding 3-isopropylmalate dehydratase large subunit: protein MAGKTLYDKLWDSHLVKQRDDGSALIYIDRHIIHEVTSPQAFEGLRLAGRKPWRIDANIATPDHNVPTTPERKGGIEAIADQVSRLQVQTLDDNCDEYGIVEFKMNDVRQGIVHVIGPEQGATLPGMTVVCGDSHTSTHGAFGALAHGIGTSEVEHVLATQCLVAKKMKNMLVSVEGKLPFGVTAKDIVLAVIGKIGTAGGNGHAIEFAGSAIRDLSVEGRMTICNMSIEAGARVGLVAADEKTVAYVKGRPFAPKGAEWDLAVEAWKDLVTDKDAKFDTIVELDATQIKPQVSWGTSPEMVLAVDQHVPDPAKEMDLVKRGSIERALKYMGLTANQAITDIQLDRVFIGSCTNSRIEDLRAAAVIAKGRKVASTIKQAIVVPGSGLVKAQAESEGLDKIFLDAGFEWREPGCSMCLAMNPDRLESGEHCASTSNRNFEGRQGAGGRTHLVSPAMAAAAAVNGRFVDVRELI, encoded by the coding sequence ATGGCCGGCAAAACGCTCTACGACAAGCTCTGGGATTCGCACTTGGTCAAGCAGCGCGACGATGGCTCTGCGCTGATCTACATCGATCGTCACATCATTCACGAAGTGACCTCGCCGCAAGCCTTTGAAGGCCTGCGTCTGGCCGGGCGCAAGCCTTGGCGCATCGATGCCAACATCGCGACCCCGGACCACAACGTACCGACCACCCCGGAGCGCAAGGGCGGCATCGAAGCCATTGCCGACCAGGTCTCGCGTTTGCAGGTTCAGACCCTCGACGACAACTGCGATGAATATGGCATTGTCGAATTCAAGATGAATGATGTGCGTCAAGGCATCGTTCACGTGATCGGCCCGGAGCAGGGCGCGACCTTGCCGGGCATGACCGTGGTCTGCGGCGACTCCCACACCTCGACCCACGGCGCGTTTGGCGCTTTGGCTCACGGTATCGGCACCTCCGAAGTCGAGCACGTGCTCGCCACCCAGTGCCTGGTCGCCAAGAAAATGAAGAATATGCTGGTGTCGGTCGAAGGCAAATTGCCGTTCGGCGTGACCGCCAAGGATATCGTCCTCGCCGTGATCGGCAAGATCGGCACCGCCGGCGGTAACGGCCATGCCATCGAGTTCGCCGGCAGCGCGATTCGCGATCTGTCGGTCGAAGGCCGCATGACCATCTGCAACATGTCCATCGAGGCCGGCGCACGCGTAGGCCTGGTGGCGGCTGACGAAAAAACCGTGGCCTACGTGAAGGGCCGTCCATTCGCCCCGAAAGGCGCGGAATGGGACTTGGCTGTCGAAGCCTGGAAAGACCTGGTGACCGATAAAGACGCCAAATTCGACACCATCGTCGAGCTCGATGCGACCCAAATCAAGCCGCAAGTCAGCTGGGGCACTTCGCCCGAGATGGTCTTGGCCGTGGACCAGCATGTTCCCGATCCTGCGAAGGAAATGGACCTGGTCAAACGCGGTTCCATCGAACGCGCCTTGAAATACATGGGGTTGACTGCCAATCAGGCAATCACCGATATCCAGCTGGATCGCGTGTTCATCGGTTCCTGCACCAACTCGCGGATCGAAGACCTGCGCGCTGCGGCAGTCATCGCCAAGGGCCGCAAAGTCGCTTCGACCATCAAGCAGGCCATCGTGGTGCCGGGCTCGGGTCTGGTGAAAGCACAGGCCGAATCCGAAGGCCTGGACAAGATTTTCCTCGACGCCGGTTTCGAATGGCGTGAGCCGGGTTGCTCGATGTGCCTGGCGATGAACCCGGACCGCTTGGAGTCGGGCGAGCATTGCGCCTCGACCTCCAACCGCAACTTCGAAGGCCGTCAGGGCGCCGGTGGCCGAACCCACCTCGTGAGCCCGGCGATGGCCGCCGCCGCCGCTGTGAACGGTCGTTTCGTCGACGTCCGTGAATTGATCTAA
- a CDS encoding LysR family transcriptional regulator, which translates to MDLANLNAFIAIAETGSFSGAGERLHLTQPAISKRIAGLEQQLKVRLFDRLGREVGLTEAGRALLPRAYQILNVLDDTRRALTNLTGEVTGRLTLATSHHIGLHRLPPLLREFTRRYPQVALDIQFLDSEVAYEEILHGRAELAVITLAPEPHTLVKATPVWDDPLDFVVAPEHSLVSNGAVSLADIALHPAVFPGGNTFTHHIVHRLFEAQGLTPNIAMSTNYLETIKMMVSIGLAWSVLPRTMLDDQVARIPLPGIQLTRQLGYILHTERTLSNAARAFMALLDAQIDLPGTQG; encoded by the coding sequence ATGGACCTGGCCAACCTAAATGCCTTTATCGCGATTGCCGAGACTGGAAGCTTTTCTGGCGCGGGCGAACGGCTGCACCTGACGCAGCCAGCGATCAGCAAGCGCATCGCCGGACTGGAACAGCAATTGAAGGTACGTCTGTTCGATCGCCTGGGCCGCGAAGTCGGCCTGACCGAGGCCGGGCGCGCCCTGTTGCCGCGGGCCTATCAGATTCTCAACGTGCTGGACGACACCCGCCGCGCCCTGACCAACCTGACCGGCGAAGTGACCGGGCGCCTGACGCTGGCCACCAGTCACCACATTGGCCTGCACCGTTTACCGCCCTTATTAAGAGAGTTCACCCGACGCTACCCACAAGTGGCGCTGGATATTCAGTTCCTCGATTCGGAAGTGGCCTACGAAGAAATACTCCATGGCCGCGCGGAACTGGCAGTAATCACCCTGGCCCCGGAACCTCATACCTTGGTCAAAGCGACGCCAGTGTGGGACGACCCGCTGGACTTCGTGGTCGCCCCGGAGCATTCGCTGGTCAGCAACGGAGCGGTCAGCCTGGCGGACATCGCCCTGCATCCGGCGGTGTTTCCCGGCGGCAACACCTTTACTCACCACATCGTCCATCGACTGTTCGAGGCTCAGGGACTGACGCCGAACATCGCCATGAGCACGAATTATCTGGAAACCATCAAGATGATGGTCTCGATCGGCCTGGCCTGGAGCGTGTTGCCGCGCACGATGCTCGATGATCAAGTTGCGCGAATACCTTTGCCGGGCATACAACTCACGCGCCAGCTAGGCTATATCTTGCACACCGAACGGACGCTGTCGAACGCGGCACGGGCCTTCATGGCCTTGCTGGATGCACAAATCGATCTGCCAGGGACTCAAGGCTAA
- a CDS encoding PAS domain S-box protein, with protein MPKSVDRIPPMPRIQALDPKRSEQSWESAPQLLAALNGARLGAWYWDIERGQISWSRGTQALFGFDPRQPLPADLEYLDLLPPEDRAKTIRAFHAVIAGAPLEQAMHHRIRWPDGSLHWLEINGSLLPDKHGRPRMIGVIREITHQRQREQALSSSEKRFATLFHLCPNMVLLTRQEDGLITEANQYFESLFGWPVQDAIGRTTVELGLWVHPEQRDVLVKATKAKGELTSMEVQFRASNGQIHDGILSAQKVELEGQPYLLSTFLDTTERKAAEHALKDSQERLDLALDSAQLGTWDWHIPSGMLYGSARAAQLHGLEAIPFHESFDAFFEGVPDEERGSMRDAYRSLREGPAGNYQLTYRVQLSDGSSRYLESRARLYRDENGAPLRMAGTLLDITDQVEREQRLVASEEKFATLFQVSPDPICVTRQDTGQFIEINSSFTQTFGWSAAEVIGRSADEIGLWDASAKSLQRIEQVIREQGLNNVAIVAQHKDGQSLTCVISSRQISVGDQPCIVTTLRDITQQQRSEAALKASEEKFAKAFHSSPDAITITERDTGRYLEVNDGFSRLTGYRADEVIGRTVYQVGIWAEEKQRSALLAELQLKGRVHHQEMLGRNKRGELLTVEVSVEPITLNETACLLLTARDVSLLKNAEAQIRHLAYHDPLTNLPNRALLMDRLSQQIALLKRHNLRGALLFLDLDHFKHINDSLGHPVGDTVLKIITARLEASVRMEDTVARLGGDEFVVLLSGLEGSRNEVSAQVSDLADTLRELLSEPMFLDGQRLQVTPSIGIALIPDHGSTPTDLLKRADIALYRAKDSGRNTAQMYHNTMQKAASERLRMETDLRLALSRGEFQVHYQPQVDARGNRIVGAEALVRWDHPELGPQSPTEFIKVLEDSGLILEVGTWIIDEACGAFKKLVAKGLVNPLSFSLCVNISPRQFRQNDFVERIEHSLSSHGLPCSLLKLEITEGIVIQNLEDTINKMRRLKKLGVSFAMDDFGTGYSSLTYLKRLPVDTLKIDQSFIRDATTDPNDAEIIRAIVAMARSLELKVIAEGVETPEQLEFLQGLGCHFYQGYLHSRPLPVKEFQKLLK; from the coding sequence ATGCCGAAATCTGTTGACCGTATTCCGCCGATGCCCCGTATTCAGGCGCTTGACCCGAAACGGTCCGAGCAGAGCTGGGAAAGTGCGCCGCAGTTGCTGGCCGCTCTCAACGGCGCGCGCCTGGGCGCCTGGTATTGGGACATCGAACGCGGTCAGATCAGTTGGTCTCGGGGCACCCAGGCGTTGTTCGGCTTCGATCCCCGGCAACCGTTGCCGGCCGATCTGGAATACCTCGACTTGCTGCCCCCGGAGGATCGGGCCAAAACCATCCGTGCCTTTCATGCCGTGATTGCCGGCGCCCCGCTGGAACAAGCGATGCACCACCGCATCCGCTGGCCCGACGGCAGCCTGCACTGGCTGGAGATCAACGGCAGCCTGCTGCCGGACAAACACGGCCGGCCACGGATGATCGGGGTCATTCGCGAAATCACCCACCAGCGCCAGCGCGAACAGGCGCTGAGCAGCTCGGAAAAACGCTTTGCCACGCTGTTTCACCTGTGCCCGAACATGGTGCTGCTGACCCGCCAGGAAGATGGCCTGATCACCGAAGCCAACCAGTATTTCGAAAGCCTGTTCGGCTGGCCGGTGCAGGACGCCATTGGCCGAACGACCGTCGAACTGGGCCTCTGGGTACACCCGGAGCAACGGGACGTGCTGGTCAAGGCGACCAAGGCCAAGGGCGAACTGACCAGCATGGAGGTGCAGTTTCGCGCCAGCAACGGCCAGATCCATGACGGCATCCTCAGCGCACAGAAAGTCGAACTCGAAGGCCAGCCCTACCTCCTGAGCACTTTCCTCGACACCACGGAACGCAAAGCCGCCGAACACGCGCTGAAAGACAGCCAGGAACGCCTCGACCTGGCCCTGGATTCGGCGCAACTCGGCACCTGGGACTGGCACATTCCCAGCGGCATGCTGTACGGCTCGGCACGGGCCGCGCAGTTGCACGGGCTGGAGGCCATACCCTTCCATGAGTCTTTCGACGCATTTTTCGAAGGCGTGCCCGACGAAGAACGCGGTTCCATGCGCGACGCATATCGCAGCCTGCGCGAAGGGCCGGCCGGCAATTATCAGCTGACCTATCGGGTGCAACTATCGGACGGCAGCTCCCGTTACCTGGAAAGCCGCGCCCGCCTCTACCGCGATGAAAACGGCGCGCCGCTGCGCATGGCCGGCACCTTGCTGGACATCACCGACCAAGTGGAGCGTGAACAACGGCTGGTGGCTTCGGAAGAGAAATTCGCCACGCTGTTTCAAGTCAGCCCGGACCCGATCTGCGTTACGCGCCAGGACACCGGCCAGTTCATCGAGATCAACTCCAGCTTCACCCAGACCTTTGGCTGGAGCGCCGCCGAAGTGATTGGTCGCAGCGCCGACGAAATCGGCCTGTGGGACGCATCGGCGAAAAGCCTGCAACGGATCGAACAGGTCATCCGCGAACAGGGACTGAATAATGTCGCGATCGTCGCCCAGCACAAAGACGGGCAATCCCTGACCTGCGTGATTTCCAGCCGGCAGATCAGCGTGGGCGACCAGCCGTGCATCGTCACGACCCTGCGCGACATCACCCAGCAACAGCGTTCCGAAGCGGCACTCAAGGCGAGCGAAGAGAAGTTTGCCAAGGCGTTCCACTCGAGCCCGGACGCGATCACCATCACCGAGCGCGATACCGGGCGCTACCTGGAGGTCAACGATGGTTTCTCTCGCCTGACCGGTTACCGCGCCGACGAAGTGATCGGCCGCACTGTGTATCAGGTCGGCATCTGGGCTGAAGAGAAACAACGCTCGGCGCTGCTGGCCGAGTTGCAACTCAAGGGCCGCGTGCACCATCAGGAAATGCTCGGCCGCAATAAACGCGGCGAACTGCTGACCGTCGAAGTCTCGGTGGAGCCGATCACCCTCAACGAAACCGCGTGCCTGCTGCTGACTGCCCGAGACGTCAGCCTGCTGAAAAATGCCGAAGCGCAGATCCGTCACCTGGCCTACCACGACCCGCTGACCAACCTGCCGAACCGCGCGCTGTTGATGGATCGCCTGAGCCAGCAGATCGCGCTGCTCAAGCGCCACAACCTGCGCGGTGCGCTGTTGTTCCTCGACCTCGATCACTTCAAGCACATCAACGATTCCCTCGGTCACCCGGTGGGCGACACGGTGCTGAAAATCATCACGGCCCGGCTTGAGGCCAGCGTACGCATGGAAGACACCGTCGCGCGTCTGGGGGGCGATGAATTTGTGGTGCTCCTCAGCGGCCTCGAAGGCTCGCGCAACGAAGTCAGCGCCCAGGTCAGTGATCTGGCCGACACCTTGCGCGAATTGCTGTCGGAGCCGATGTTCCTCGATGGCCAGCGCCTGCAAGTGACGCCAAGCATCGGCATCGCACTGATTCCCGATCATGGCTCGACCCCGACCGACCTGCTCAAGCGTGCCGATATCGCGCTGTACCGCGCCAAAGACTCGGGCCGCAACACCGCGCAGATGTATCACAACACCATGCAGAAGGCCGCCAGCGAACGCCTGCGCATGGAAACCGATTTGCGCCTGGCCCTTTCCCGGGGCGAGTTTCAAGTGCATTACCAACCCCAGGTCGACGCCCGTGGCAACCGCATTGTCGGGGCCGAGGCGCTGGTGCGCTGGGACCACCCGGAACTCGGCCCGCAATCGCCCACCGAATTCATCAAGGTACTGGAGGACAGCGGACTGATTCTGGAAGTCGGCACCTGGATCATCGACGAAGCCTGCGGGGCTTTCAAAAAGCTGGTCGCCAAAGGCCTGGTGAACCCGCTCAGCTTCAGCCTCTGCGTGAACATCAGCCCGAGGCAATTTCGTCAAAACGATTTTGTCGAACGCATCGAACACAGCCTCAGCAGCCACGGCCTGCCCTGCTCACTGCTGAAACTGGAAATCACCGAAGGCATCGTCATCCAGAACCTGGAAGACACCATCAACAAAATGCGTCGCCTGAAAAAACTCGGCGTGAGCTTCGCGATGGACGACTTCGGCACCGGTTATTCCTCGCTGACCTACCTCAAGCGCCTGCCGGTCGACACGTTGAAAATCGACCAGTCGTTCATCCGCGACGCCACCACCGACCCCAACGACGCCGAAATCATCCGCGCCATCGTGGCCATGGCCCGCAGCCTGGAACTGAAAGTGATCGCCGAAGGGGTGGAAACGCCGGAGCAGCTGGAGTTCTTACAGGGGTTGGGGTGCCATTTTTATCAGGGGTATTTGCATAGCCGGCCGTTGCCGGTGAAGGAGTTTCAGAAGCTCCTCAAATAA
- a CDS encoding Hsp20 family protein: MSTAFSMAPLFRSSVGFDRFNDLFETALRNEPGSTYPPYNVEKHGDDQYRIVIAAAGFQEEDLELQVEKGVLTISGGKRDANEDVTYLYQGIAQRAFKLSFRLADHIEIKAAGLSNGLLSIDLLRVIPEEAKAKRIPINGTQKTALQ; this comes from the coding sequence ATGAGTACTGCATTTTCGATGGCCCCACTGTTCCGTTCCTCGGTGGGCTTCGACCGTTTCAACGACCTGTTCGAAACCGCCCTGCGCAACGAGCCAGGCAGCACCTACCCACCTTACAACGTGGAAAAACACGGCGACGACCAGTACCGCATCGTCATTGCGGCCGCCGGATTCCAGGAAGAAGACCTGGAGCTGCAAGTGGAAAAAGGTGTGCTGACCATCAGTGGCGGCAAGCGTGACGCGAACGAAGACGTCACCTATCTGTACCAAGGCATCGCACAGCGCGCCTTCAAACTGTCTTTCCGTCTGGCGGACCATATCGAAATCAAGGCCGCCGGCCTGAGCAACGGTTTGTTGAGCATCGACCTGTTGCGGGTGATTCCGGAAGAGGCGAAAGCCAAACGCATTCCGATCAACGGGACGCAAAAAACCGCTCTGCAATAA
- a CDS encoding tRNA-dihydrouridine synthase, translating to MQIALAPMEGLVDNILRDVLTRVGGIDWCVTEFIRINDQLLTPAYYHKFGPELLTGARTASGVPLRVQLLGSDPVCLAENAALACELGSEVIDLNFGCPAKTVNKSRGGAVLLKEPELLNQIVEHVRRAVPAHIPVTAKMRLGFDSPDGSLVCATALAEGGAAHIVVHARTKTDGYKPPAHWEWIPRVQEVVKVPVFANGDIWSVEDWRRCREISGVEDIMLGRGLVSRPDLARQIAAARAGEEVVEMTWAELLPLVQDFWLQAKAQMTARQSPGRLKQWLAMLTRNYPEAVELFTVLRRETELDQVSRLLGLQVAEAA from the coding sequence ATGCAAATTGCTTTGGCGCCCATGGAGGGGTTGGTCGACAACATCCTGCGGGACGTGCTGACCCGTGTGGGCGGCATTGATTGGTGCGTGACCGAGTTCATTCGGATCAACGATCAACTGCTCACGCCTGCCTATTACCACAAGTTCGGTCCGGAATTGCTGACCGGCGCCCGCACCGCGTCCGGCGTACCGCTGCGGGTGCAGTTGCTCGGTTCCGACCCGGTGTGCCTGGCTGAAAATGCCGCGCTGGCCTGCGAACTGGGTTCCGAGGTCATCGACCTGAACTTCGGCTGCCCGGCCAAGACCGTCAACAAGTCCCGTGGCGGCGCCGTCCTGCTGAAAGAACCCGAACTGCTCAACCAAATCGTTGAGCATGTCCGCCGTGCTGTGCCTGCACACATTCCGGTCACCGCCAAGATGCGTCTGGGCTTCGACAGCCCCGACGGTTCGCTGGTCTGCGCAACAGCGCTGGCCGAAGGCGGTGCGGCGCACATCGTGGTTCACGCCCGGACCAAGACCGACGGTTATAAGCCGCCTGCACACTGGGAATGGATCCCGCGGGTGCAGGAAGTGGTCAAGGTTCCGGTATTCGCCAACGGCGACATCTGGAGCGTCGAGGACTGGCGCCGTTGCCGCGAAATCAGCGGCGTGGAAGACATCATGCTCGGTCGCGGCCTGGTGTCGCGCCCGGACCTGGCCCGGCAAATCGCCGCCGCGCGGGCCGGTGAAGAAGTGGTCGAGATGACCTGGGCAGAGTTGCTGCCACTGGTTCAGGACTTCTGGCTACAAGCCAAGGCGCAGATGACAGCGCGCCAATCGCCGGGTCGCTTGAAGCAATGGCTGGCGATGCTGACCCGCAATTATCCCGAAGCCGTCGAGCTGTTCACCGTCCTGCGTAGGGAAACTGAACTGGACCAGGTCTCGCGTTTGCTGGGTCTGCAGGTGGCCGAAGCGGCCTAA
- a CDS encoding thioesterase family protein — protein MGWDRATPFIIDLHVGAEDIDGLGHANNAVYVTWLERCAWRHSQRLGLDLVEYRRLDRAMAVVRHEIDYLAAAYEGDELQLATWIVDWDQRLKMTRHFQLKRPSDNTTLLRAQTTFVCIELSTGKPKRMPAEFIEGYGPALQVPS, from the coding sequence ATGGGCTGGGATCGGGCAACGCCATTTATCATTGATCTGCACGTCGGCGCCGAGGACATCGACGGGCTGGGGCACGCGAACAACGCGGTGTACGTGACCTGGCTCGAACGTTGCGCCTGGCGCCACTCGCAGCGGCTGGGCCTGGACCTGGTCGAGTACCGTCGACTGGACCGGGCAATGGCAGTGGTGCGGCACGAGATCGATTACCTGGCCGCGGCGTACGAGGGCGACGAGTTGCAACTGGCAACCTGGATTGTCGATTGGGATCAACGCCTGAAAATGACCCGCCACTTCCAGTTGAAGCGCCCCAGCGACAACACCACGTTGCTGCGGGCGCAAACCACCTTCGTCTGCATCGAACTGTCCACGGGCAAGCCCAAGCGCATGCCGGCCGAGTTCATCGAAGGCTACGGCCCGGCGTTGCAAGTTCCAAGTTGA
- a CDS encoding alpha/beta fold hydrolase, translated as MSTLKWVRGVNGTLGWFAPKLVASKMRLAFMTPRDFPPRDWELPLLAKSERITLRFGLSALRWGQGPAVLLMHGWEGRPTQFASLITALVEAGYTVVALDGPAHGRSPGNEANVVLFARAMLEAAAELPPLQAVIGHSMGGASAMLAVQLGLRTETLVTIAAPARILGVLRGFARYVRLPPKARSAFIRQVEKDVGMRAATLDVAHYQLDMPGLIVHAEDDNFVSVKESRLIHEAWFDSRLLRLEEGGHRRVLADPRVIDGVLSLLAGRSLQSRQSA; from the coding sequence ATGAGCACGTTGAAGTGGGTTCGTGGCGTTAATGGCACCTTGGGCTGGTTCGCACCGAAACTGGTGGCGAGCAAAATGCGACTGGCGTTCATGACGCCGCGGGATTTTCCTCCGCGTGATTGGGAGTTGCCGCTCCTGGCCAAATCCGAACGAATCACCTTGCGCTTCGGGCTCTCGGCGCTGCGTTGGGGGCAAGGTCCGGCCGTGTTGTTGATGCACGGCTGGGAAGGCCGGCCGACGCAGTTTGCCAGCCTGATCACGGCGCTGGTTGAGGCCGGGTATACCGTCGTTGCCCTGGACGGACCGGCTCACGGTCGCTCGCCGGGTAACGAAGCGAATGTCGTGCTGTTCGCCCGCGCCATGCTTGAGGCCGCCGCCGAGTTGCCGCCGTTGCAGGCCGTCATCGGTCACTCGATGGGCGGCGCCAGTGCGATGCTCGCCGTACAGCTGGGCTTGCGCACCGAAACTCTGGTCACTATCGCCGCTCCGGCGCGGATTCTTGGTGTGTTGCGCGGTTTTGCCCGCTATGTTCGGCTGCCGCCCAAAGCGCGTTCGGCGTTCATCCGTCAGGTCGAGAAAGACGTCGGCATGCGTGCGGCGACGCTGGATGTTGCGCACTATCAGCTCGACATGCCCGGCCTGATCGTCCACGCCGAAGATGACAACTTCGTCTCGGTCAAGGAGTCCCGGTTGATCCACGAGGCCTGGTTCGATAGTCGGCTGTTGCGCCTGGAAGAGGGCGGTCATCGGCGGGTGCTGGCGGATCCTCGGGTGATTGATGGCGTGCTATCACTGCTGGCCGGTCGCAGCCTGCAATCGCGCCAATCGGCATAA
- a CDS encoding TetR/AcrR family transcriptional regulator, which yields MNDKKAQTRERILKAASAALIQRGPAEPSVGEVMGAAGLTVGGFYAHFESKDAMMLEAFKQLLGHRRGLIADMDAELTGEERRALVAAFYLSRKHRDSSESACPIPASVGELGRLPDAFRVALNEHVEMMVAQLAASPEDTDKALADMALMVGGLALARALGPGELSDRLLRAAKSAVL from the coding sequence ATGAACGATAAAAAAGCTCAAACCCGCGAACGCATTCTCAAAGCCGCCAGTGCAGCGCTGATTCAGCGCGGCCCGGCCGAACCGAGCGTGGGCGAAGTGATGGGCGCAGCCGGCCTGACGGTTGGCGGCTTCTATGCGCACTTCGAAAGCAAGGACGCGATGATGCTGGAGGCGTTCAAGCAACTGCTTGGTCACCGCCGTGGCTTGATCGCCGACATGGACGCCGAATTGACCGGCGAAGAGCGTCGCGCTTTGGTTGCCGCGTTTTACCTGTCACGCAAACACCGTGATTCCTCGGAGTCAGCGTGCCCGATCCCGGCGTCTGTCGGTGAGCTGGGGCGCCTGCCGGACGCGTTTCGTGTGGCGTTGAATGAGCATGTGGAAATGATGGTCGCGCAGTTGGCGGCCAGCCCGGAAGACACCGACAAAGCCCTGGCCGACATGGCCTTGATGGTCGGTGGTCTGGCTCTGGCACGGGCGCTGGGGCCAGGCGAGTTGTCCGATCGATTGCTGCGCGCCGCCAAGTCGGCGGTGCTATGA
- the gltX gene encoding glutamate--tRNA ligase produces the protein MTTVRTRIAPSPTGDPHVGTAYIALFNYCFAKQHGGEFILRIEDTDQLRSTRESEQQIFDALRWLGIDWSEGPDVGGPHGPYRQSERGDIYQKYCQQLVEMGHAFPCFCTAEELDQMRAEQMARGETPRYDGRALLLSKEEVARRLAAGEPHVIRMKVPSEGVCVVPDMLRGDVEIPWDRMDMQVLMKTDGLPTYFLANVVDDHLMGITHVLRGEEWLPSAPKLILLYEYFGWEQPELCYMPLLRNPDKSKLSKRKNPTSVTFYERMGFMPEAMLNYLGRMGWSMPDEREKFSLQEMVDHFDLSRVSLGGPIFDIEKLSWLNGQWLRDLPVEEFASRLQTWALNPEYMMKIAPHVQGRVETFSQVAPLAGFFFAGGVNPDAKLFESKKLSGDQVRQLMQLILWKLESLRQWEKDSITATIQAVVESLELKLRDAMPLMFAAITGQASSVSVLDAMEILGPDLTRFRLRQAIDLLGGVSKKENKEWEKLLGNIA, from the coding sequence ATGACCACCGTCCGCACGCGCATCGCGCCATCGCCTACCGGGGACCCCCACGTAGGTACCGCTTACATCGCTTTGTTCAACTATTGCTTTGCCAAGCAGCATGGCGGTGAGTTCATCCTGCGGATCGAAGACACCGATCAGTTGCGCTCGACCCGCGAGTCCGAGCAGCAGATTTTCGACGCCTTGCGCTGGTTGGGCATCGACTGGAGCGAAGGCCCGGACGTTGGTGGTCCGCATGGTCCGTATCGTCAAAGCGAGCGCGGCGACATCTATCAGAAGTACTGCCAGCAACTGGTCGAAATGGGCCACGCTTTCCCGTGCTTCTGCACCGCCGAAGAGCTTGACCAGATGCGCGCCGAGCAAATGGCCCGTGGCGAAACCCCGCGTTACGACGGCCGTGCGCTGTTGCTCTCGAAAGAAGAAGTCGCGCGCCGCCTGGCCGCCGGCGAACCTCACGTAATCCGCATGAAAGTGCCGAGCGAAGGTGTTTGCGTGGTGCCGGACATGCTGCGTGGCGACGTCGAGATCCCGTGGGATCGCATGGACATGCAAGTGTTGATGAAGACCGATGGCCTGCCGACCTACTTCCTGGCCAACGTGGTCGATGACCACTTGATGGGCATCACCCACGTACTGCGCGGTGAAGAGTGGCTGCCATCGGCACCGAAACTGATCCTGCTTTACGAATACTTCGGCTGGGAACAACCGGAGCTGTGCTACATGCCGCTGTTGCGTAACCCGGACAAGAGCAAACTGTCCAAGCGCAAGAACCCGACCTCGGTGACGTTCTACGAGCGCATGGGCTTCATGCCGGAAGCGATGCTCAACTACCTCGGCCGCATGGGCTGGTCGATGCCGGACGAGCGCGAGAAGTTCTCGCTGCAGGAAATGGTCGATCACTTCGACCTGAGCCGTGTGTCCCTCGGTGGGCCGATTTTTGACATCGAGAAGCTGTCGTGGCTCAACGGACAATGGCTGCGTGATTTGCCGGTGGAAGAGTTCGCTTCGCGCCTGCAAACCTGGGCACTTAACCCTGAATACATGATGAAGATCGCGCCACACGTACAAGGCCGCGTCGAGACCTTCAGCCAGGTTGCACCGCTGGCTGGTTTCTTCTTCGCCGGTGGCGTGAACCCGGATGCCAAGCTGTTCGAATCGAAGAAGCTCTCGGGCGACCAGGTGCGTCAGCTGATGCAACTGATTCTGTGGAAGCTGGAAAGCCTGCGTCAGTGGGAGAAGGACAGCATCACCGCGACGATTCAGGCGGTGGTCGAATCCCTGGAGCTGAAGCTGCGTGATGCCATGCCGCTGATGTTTGCCGCGATCACTGGCCAGGCCAGTTCGGTGTCGGTGCTCGATGCGATGGAAATCCTCGGTCCGGACCTGACCCGTTTCCGTCTGCGCCAGGCCATCGACCTGTTGGGCGGTGTGTCGAAGAAGGAAAACAAGGAGTGGGAAAAACTCCTGGGCAACATCGCCTGA